Proteins encoded in a region of the Massilia sp. UMI-21 genome:
- the dnaK gene encoding molecular chaperone DnaK — MGKIIGIDLGTTNSCVAIMENGQPKVIENAEGARTTPSIIAYQEDGEILVGAPAKRQAVTNPKNTLFAVKRLIGRKFQEKEVQKDISLMPYQIMGADNGDAWVGVRDKKLAPPQISAEVLRKMKKTAEDYLGEEVTEAVITVPAYFNDSQRQATKDAGRIAGLDVKRIINEPTAAALAFGLDKTDKGDRKIAVYDLGGGTFDVSIIEIADVDGEKQFEVLSTNGDTFLGGEDFDQRVIDYIIDEFKKINGLDLSKDPIALQRIKASAERAKIELSSSQQTEINEPYIAMANGAPVHLNLKMTRAKLESLVEELIAKTIEPCRVAIKDAGVKVSDIDDIILVGGMTRMPKVQEKVKEFFGKDPRKDVNPDEAVAVGAAIQGSVLSGERKDLLLLDVTPLSLGIETLGGVMTKMIHKNTTIPTKFSQVFSTADDNQPAVTIKVYQGEREIAAGNKSLGEFNLEGIPPSPRGTPQIEVTFDIDANGILHVGAKDKATGKENKITIKANSGLSEEEIQKMVKDAELNAEEDKKVKELAEARNQGDALVHSTRKSLTEYGDKLEAGEKEKIEAAIADLEGALKSGDKSDIDAKTAALSEAAQKLGEKMYADMQAQQAGAAGGQQAGSESQPQQDDVVDADFKEVKDAK; from the coding sequence ATGGGCAAGATCATCGGTATCGACCTGGGGACCACCAACTCCTGCGTCGCGATCATGGAAAATGGCCAGCCAAAGGTCATCGAGAACGCTGAAGGCGCGCGCACCACGCCGTCGATCATCGCTTACCAGGAAGACGGCGAGATCCTGGTCGGCGCGCCGGCCAAGCGCCAGGCAGTCACCAACCCGAAGAACACCCTGTTCGCGGTGAAGCGCCTGATCGGCCGCAAGTTCCAGGAAAAGGAAGTCCAGAAGGACATCTCCCTGATGCCTTACCAGATCATGGGCGCCGACAACGGCGACGCATGGGTCGGCGTGCGCGACAAGAAGCTGGCGCCGCCGCAGATCTCGGCTGAAGTGCTGCGCAAGATGAAGAAGACCGCCGAAGACTACCTCGGCGAAGAAGTGACCGAAGCGGTCATCACCGTGCCGGCCTACTTCAACGACTCGCAGCGCCAGGCGACCAAGGACGCCGGCCGCATCGCCGGCCTGGACGTCAAGCGCATCATCAACGAGCCGACCGCGGCCGCGCTGGCATTCGGCCTGGACAAGACCGACAAGGGCGACCGCAAGATCGCCGTGTACGACCTCGGCGGCGGCACCTTCGACGTGTCGATCATCGAGATCGCGGACGTCGACGGCGAGAAGCAGTTCGAAGTGCTGTCGACCAACGGCGACACCTTCCTGGGCGGCGAAGACTTCGACCAGCGCGTGATCGACTACATCATCGACGAGTTCAAGAAGATCAACGGCCTCGACCTGTCGAAGGACCCGATCGCCCTGCAGCGCATCAAGGCCTCGGCCGAGCGCGCCAAGATCGAGCTGTCGTCCTCGCAGCAGACCGAGATCAACGAGCCGTACATCGCGATGGCGAACGGCGCGCCGGTCCACCTGAACCTGAAGATGACCCGCGCCAAGCTGGAATCGCTGGTCGAGGAACTGATCGCCAAGACCATCGAGCCATGCCGCGTCGCGATCAAGGACGCCGGCGTCAAGGTCTCGGACATCGACGACATCATCCTGGTCGGCGGCATGACCCGCATGCCGAAGGTGCAGGAAAAGGTCAAGGAGTTCTTCGGCAAGGACCCGCGCAAGGACGTCAACCCGGACGAGGCCGTCGCTGTCGGCGCCGCGATCCAGGGCTCGGTCCTGTCGGGCGAGCGCAAGGACCTGCTGCTGCTGGACGTGACCCCGCTGTCGCTGGGCATCGAAACCCTGGGCGGCGTGATGACCAAGATGATCCACAAGAACACCACGATCCCGACCAAGTTCTCGCAGGTGTTCTCGACCGCCGACGACAACCAGCCGGCCGTGACCATCAAGGTCTACCAGGGCGAGCGTGAGATCGCTGCGGGCAACAAGAGCCTGGGCGAGTTCAACCTCGAAGGCATCCCGCCGTCGCCGCGCGGCACCCCGCAGATCGAAGTGACCTTCGACATCGACGCCAACGGCATCCTGCACGTGGGCGCCAAGGACAAGGCCACCGGCAAGGAAAACAAGATCACCATCAAGGCCAACTCGGGCCTGTCGGAAGAAGAAATCCAGAAGATGGTGAAGGATGCCGAGCTGAACGCGGAAGAAGACAAGAAGGTCAAGGAACTGGCCGAAGCCCGTAACCAGGGCGACGCGCTGGTGCACTCGACCCGCAAGTCCCTGACCGAGTACGGCGACAAGCTGGAAGCCGGCGAGAAGGAAAAGATCGAAGCGGCGATCGCCGACCTCGAAGGCGCGCTCAAGAGCGGCGACAAGTCGGACATCGACGCCAAGACGGCAGCCCTGTCGGAAGCGGCCCAGAAACTGGGCGAGAAGATGTACGCCGACATGCAGGCACAGCAGGCTGGCGCAGCCGGCGGCCAGCAGGCAGGTAGCGAATCGCAGCCGCAGCAGGACGACGTGGTGGACGCCGACTTCAAGGAAGTGAAAGACGCGAAGTAA
- the grpE gene encoding nucleotide exchange factor GrpE, whose translation MQDQENQELADAKASAQGNAAPQADAATAAEAAQAGAGQAGVPPAAAEMSAQSDLEAQLSATEAKLAETHDAFMRAKADAENIRRRAQEDVTKAHKFAIESFAEAMVPVRDSLEMALKVETQTVEAIREGVEMTLKQLTAAFEKNRLVEVMPQPGEKLDPNKHQAVAVVPSEQEANTVVAVLQKGYMIADRLLRPAIVTAAAPK comes from the coding sequence ATGCAAGACCAAGAAAACCAAGAGCTGGCCGACGCCAAGGCGTCGGCGCAGGGAAATGCAGCGCCACAGGCTGATGCCGCCACCGCCGCCGAGGCTGCACAAGCCGGCGCCGGCCAGGCAGGCGTCCCACCGGCCGCCGCCGAGATGTCGGCCCAGTCGGACCTGGAAGCCCAGCTGAGCGCGACCGAGGCCAAGCTGGCCGAAACCCACGATGCTTTCATGCGCGCGAAAGCCGACGCCGAAAACATCCGCCGCCGCGCCCAGGAAGACGTGACCAAGGCGCATAAATTTGCCATCGAAAGCTTCGCCGAGGCGATGGTGCCGGTGCGCGACAGCCTGGAAATGGCCCTCAAAGTCGAAACCCAGACCGTCGAAGCCATCCGCGAAGGCGTGGAAATGACGCTCAAGCAATTGACCGCTGCGTTCGAAAAGAACCGCCTGGTCGAAGTGATGCCGCAGCCGGGCGAGAAACTCGACCCGAACAAGCACCAGGCCGTGGCCGTGGTGCCGTCCGAGCAGGAGGCCAATACCGTGGTCGCCGTGCTGCAAAAGGGCTACATGATCGCCGACCGCCTGCTGCGTCCGGCCATCGTGACGGCAGCAGCGCCGAAGTAA